ACCTCCATGGAAGCTGGTCCAATGATACGAAAAGGGGAAATGAAAACGTCTACTTGGCTCCAGGCGTATGAAAAATCAAATGTATTTAAAGGGTTAGAATCAGGATTGCAAGGCCATGCCCAAATTGGTAAAGGCATGTGGGCTATGCCTGAATTAATGGCAGATATGCTGGCACAAAAAGCAGGCCAATTAAAAGCTGGAGCCAATACAGCGTGGGTGCCTTCACCTACTGCGGCTACTTTGCATGCCCTTCATTATCATCAAGTAGACGTAAAAGAAGTTCAAAAACAATTACTAGAAAGCTCAGAAAATCTTGAAGATGAGATTCTTCAAATCCCTGTGGCTGAAGAACCAAATTGGAGTGCAGAAGAAATTCAGCAAGAACTCGATAATAATGCTCAAGGTATTTTAGGTTATGTTGTGCGTTGGGTGGAAATGGGTATCGGCTGTTCGAAAGTGCCGGACATTAATAATGTTGGCTTGATGGAAGACCGGGCAACCCTTCGTATTTCCAGTCAGCACGTGGCAAGCTGGCTTCATCAGGGTATTTGTACAAAAGATCAAATTCTAGAGACACTGAAGCGGATGGCAAAAGTGGTAGATGAACAAAATAAAGGCGTACCGGGATATAAGCCATTGTCTGAAAACTACGATGAGTCTGTTGCCTTCCAAGCTGCGTGTGACCTCGTCTTTCAAGGTTATGACCAGCCAAGCGGCTATACAGAACCAATTCTTCATCAACGCCGCATCGAAGCTAAAAAGAAAATACCAGCACAGAAATAATGCAGGCAAAGCTGCTCCGCTTTTAAACGGGGCAGCTTTTTCACCTTGTTAGGTATTGTCATCAGTTTAAGCTAAACTGCGGCATTTAACGTATAAGACGTGGTGTTATTAGGAAGTTTTTTTACAAGGTGATATGCCGAGTTTTTCTAAACATTTATAGTGATTGTGCAGGAAAAGTGATTTAAATGAAGAAACAATAACTTTAAAAGGGTGTGGTGATAATTAATACCAATGGTTTCATATATGCTGCTGATATGACAAACCAATTGGCCGAAGAATTACCCGAAAAGTTATGGGACAAGCCATTAATTGCTGAATTGGGAACGATTCGAAAATGGTTTATGCACATGATTCGAGTCAGAGGCGTCTACGCTGGTTCTCTTATGACAGGTAAAGTAGAATTTCCAGGACATTTAGTGCCAGGAGATGCATCTATCATTCTTGAATTAAGACGAAGCACAGAAGAATTATCCTGGGCGTTTGAAGAAACACAGAAGCACCGAATCCTTATGTATCAGGAATATATTACACCGGAGGAATTGCTTCACATAGCCATTCAGCATGAAGGCATCCATCAAGGGCAATACTATATAGCATTTCAACAAGCTGGGATTAAATTACCTGAACAGTGGCGAAGAGATTGGAACATGTGAATACTTCAGTGGATAACTATCATTTTTTAAAAGTCTAAAAATGAATAGTTTGTTTCTTAGTTTCTTATAAATGTTTTTTACATTAATAAGAAGCTTTTTTTATACTTTAAGAATGTTTAACTTTGCTAACGGAAAAAAGTATTAGAAAAGACGAAGGCTTGTAACGTACAGGATGTGTGCGTTTTTAGAAGAGGAAATCCGAACTTTTCTCATTTTCCTATTGAAAACGATCCCAAACATTGATACTATGAAAACACTTACATATTAGACATCTGATGACCTAATGTGTTGTATAGTGAAAAGGAGTGGAACAATTGAGTACAGGAGCCTTGTCATTTTTAGCCATAATACCTATCATAACAGTATTATTTTTTCTCGTATTTCTTCGCTGGCCGGCAAAAAAGGCGATGCCGATTGCTTTTCTTGTAACTGTATTGGTTGCTTATTTTGTTTGGGAAGTACCTGTTAATCAGATTGCTGGGGCTAGTTTGCAAGGAATTACTACTGCCTTGGAAGTTCTCTTTATTGTGTTCGGCGCAATATTAATGCTGAATACGTTGAAAGAAAGCGGCGCGATACAAACTATTCGTCAAGGGTTTACTGATATTAGTCCAGATCGAAGAATTCAAGCCATTATTATTTGCTGGTTATTTGGCTCTTTTATTGAAGGTGCATCTGGTTGGGGCACACCGGCTGCTATTATAGCTCCTTTATTAGTTGCCGTTGGATTTCCAGCGATGGGAGCTGTAATGGTTGCCTTAATTATTCAATCAGCACCCGTTTCGTTTGGAGCGGTGGGAACACCGATATTAATAGGAGTGCAGTCGGGCCTTGCGGGCTCTTCTGCTGTAGAAGAAACAGCAGCCTCAATAGGAATGACATTAGACCAATATGTTCGCATGATTGGCGGAGAAGTAGCCATTTTTCATGGAATTGTCGGTTTATTTATTCCGCTGTTTATGGTAACCATGCTGACGTTCTTTTTTGGGGAAAATCGTTCGATTAAAGAAGGTCTGGCCGTTTGGAAGTTTGCATTATTTGCGGGGCTGTCGTTTACGATCCCTTTTACTTTAGTAGCTAATTTACTGGGTCCTGAGTTCCCTGCGATGTTTGGTGGATTGATAGGACTTGCAATTGTCGTGCCTGCTGCTAAAAAAGGCCTGTTTATGCCGAAAAAAGATTGGGATTTTGCAGCGTCTTCCACATGGGATCCGGCATGGACTGGAAATCTGAAAATTGAACCAGCTCAAACCTTGCAGCCGGTATCCCCAGTAAAAGCCTGGATTCCTTATATTATTGTAGGGGTATTGCTTGTGATCACGCGTTTAGAGTCGCTTCCATTTGGAGCATGGCTTAAAGCATTTGTCATAAAAGCAGAAAAAGTATTTGGAAGCTCAATTTCAATTGAAAGCACCCCTTTATTTTTACCCGGGTTTATATTATTAATAGTTTCTGTATTATCTGCGTTTTTATATAAAATGAATCGTTCCACATACGGAAGGGCCTGGAAAGAGTCAGGAAAAACAATTTTGGCAGCGTCACCTGCACTGCTTTTTTCTGTACCAATGGTTCAAGTTTTTATTAATTCCGACGCTAACAATGGCGGTTTTGAAAGCATGCCGCTTGTGCTTGCAGAAAGTGTTTCGGGGCTTGCAGGAAGCAATTGGCCAGCAGTTGCACCGGCCATTGGAGCATTAGGTGCTTTTGTAGCAGGAAGTAATACAATTAGCAACATGATGTTTTCTTTATTCCAATTTGGAACGGCGCAGAATGTCGGCATTAATCCATCGATTGTCGTTGCTCTTCAAGCAGTGGGCGGTGCTGCTGGGAATATGATTTGTGTGCACAACGTTGTAGCGGCTTCGGCTGCTGCAGGATTAATTGGAAAAGAAGGAGAACTAATTAGAAAGACTTTCATACCAACTGTTTACTATGTGTTCTTCGCTGGAGGGGCAGGATATATATTCATTCACGGTCTTGGCTTCAACATTGGAACAGTGATGGCTGCCATTATCGCCGTATTGTTCCTTTATGCTTGCTATCAAGGACAGCTTCAAAATAAAGCAGAGCAGCAGTTTTACAAATGGAACCGAAGTGCCTAAGGAGGCGGATGATTAATGAAAGTATCTCTATTTATTACATGTCTTGGCGATGTGTTTTATCCAGGTGTCGGAAAAGACATGGTTGAGCTGTTAGAAAGACATGGGTGTGAAATAGATTTTCCCGAAAATCAGACTTGCTGCGGGCAGCCCGCATACAACAGCGGCTACCATAAAGATACAAAGAAAGCCGCAAAGCATATGATAAAAACGTTTGAACATGCTAATGCCGTCGTCACTCCTTCCGGTTCATGCGCTGCGATGCTTAAAGAGTATCCACAACTATTGAAGGATGAACCGAAATGGGATGAAAGAGCTGAAGCCCTGGCAGAAAAAACGTATGAGCTAACACAGTTTTTATATAGAGTGCTTCATGTCACGGATACTGGAGCATCTCTAGTGGCAAAAGCGACGTATCATACATCCTGCCACATGACTAGGCTGCTTGGAGAAAAGGAAGCGCCATTTCAGCTCCTATCAAACGTTAAAGGACTTCAATTGAAAGATCTCCCGAACAAACAAAACTGCTGTGGTTTTGGCGGAACCTTTGCAGTAAAAATGACCTCCATCTCAGAACAGATGGTAGATGAGAAAGTAGATCACGTTGAAGAAACGGAAGCTGATATTTTAATAGGAGCAGACAGCGGCTGCTTAATGAACATTGGCGGACGTATTAACCGGAAAAATAAACCTATTAAAGTAATGCACATTGCCCAAGTACTGAACAGCAGGGAAGCCTAAAAAGGAGGAATCGGCTATGCCAATGAAAATTGGGGAACGTTCTTTTGAGAGCCGTGTGAATAAAGGACTTGGCGACTCTTATATGAGAGAAACTGTCCGAGAAGCTCAAGGCAGGCTTCATACAAATAAAGCAAAAGCAGAGGAAGACTTAGGCCAGTGGGAAGAGTGGAGGACTCATTCAGAGGAAATTCGTTCACACACCCTCGAAAACCTCGATTTTTATTTAGAACAGCTTAGTGAAAATGTTGTAAAAAACGGGGGACATGTGTTTTTTGCTCAAACCGCAGAAGAAGCGAATGAATACGTGAAAGAAGTAGCAGCTAAAAAAGAAGCAAAGAAAATCATTAAATCAAAATCGATGGTGACAGAAGAAATCAGCATGAATGATGCGTTAGAAAAAGCAGGCTGTGAAGTGATTGAATCCGAC
This DNA window, taken from Alteribacillus bidgolensis, encodes the following:
- a CDS encoding (Fe-S)-binding protein; the protein is MKVSLFITCLGDVFYPGVGKDMVELLERHGCEIDFPENQTCCGQPAYNSGYHKDTKKAAKHMIKTFEHANAVVTPSGSCAAMLKEYPQLLKDEPKWDERAEALAEKTYELTQFLYRVLHVTDTGASLVAKATYHTSCHMTRLLGEKEAPFQLLSNVKGLQLKDLPNKQNCCGFGGTFAVKMTSISEQMVDEKVDHVEETEADILIGADSGCLMNIGGRINRKNKPIKVMHIAQVLNSREA
- a CDS encoding DinB family protein translates to MIINTNGFIYAADMTNQLAEELPEKLWDKPLIAELGTIRKWFMHMIRVRGVYAGSLMTGKVEFPGHLVPGDASIILELRRSTEELSWAFEETQKHRILMYQEYITPEELLHIAIQHEGIHQGQYYIAFQQAGIKLPEQWRRDWNM
- a CDS encoding L-lactate permease, with translation MSTGALSFLAIIPIITVLFFLVFLRWPAKKAMPIAFLVTVLVAYFVWEVPVNQIAGASLQGITTALEVLFIVFGAILMLNTLKESGAIQTIRQGFTDISPDRRIQAIIICWLFGSFIEGASGWGTPAAIIAPLLVAVGFPAMGAVMVALIIQSAPVSFGAVGTPILIGVQSGLAGSSAVEETAASIGMTLDQYVRMIGGEVAIFHGIVGLFIPLFMVTMLTFFFGENRSIKEGLAVWKFALFAGLSFTIPFTLVANLLGPEFPAMFGGLIGLAIVVPAAKKGLFMPKKDWDFAASSTWDPAWTGNLKIEPAQTLQPVSPVKAWIPYIIVGVLLVITRLESLPFGAWLKAFVIKAEKVFGSSISIESTPLFLPGFILLIVSVLSAFLYKMNRSTYGRAWKESGKTILAASPALLFSVPMVQVFINSDANNGGFESMPLVLAESVSGLAGSNWPAVAPAIGALGAFVAGSNTISNMMFSLFQFGTAQNVGINPSIVVALQAVGGAAGNMICVHNVVAASAAAGLIGKEGELIRKTFIPTVYYVFFAGGAGYIFIHGLGFNIGTVMAAIIAVLFLYACYQGQLQNKAEQQFYKWNRSA